A genomic stretch from Armatimonadota bacterium includes:
- a CDS encoding SHOCT domain-containing protein, with the protein MRKTGVWLALVAVLLAATGAAAQATPGVPLAGQDRSIAEMMAACNQMMGQMQQMMGRMNQMMGMMGGGMMGRGMMGGPGSWNGWWLGGAWLLWLILLALAVTVVVLLLRGRPSGDAALAALQIRLAKGEISAEEYEQTRRLLRG; encoded by the coding sequence ATGCGCAAGACCGGTGTTTGGCTCGCGCTGGTTGCCGTGCTGCTCGCGGCGACCGGCGCAGCGGCGCAGGCGACGCCCGGCGTGCCTCTTGCGGGGCAGGACCGGAGCATCGCGGAGATGATGGCGGCCTGCAACCAGATGATGGGGCAGATGCAGCAGATGATGGGCCGGATGAACCAGATGATGGGCATGATGGGCGGCGGGATGATGGGCCGCGGGATGATGGGTGGACCCGGCAGCTGGAACGGCTGGTGGTTGGGCGGCGCCTGGCTGCTGTGGCTGATCCTCTTGGCGCTGGCGGTCACCGTCGTCGTGCTGCTGCTACGCGGGAGGCCGTCCGGCGATGCAGCGCTGGCGGCGCTTCAGATCCGGCTCGCCAAGGGGGAGATCTCCGCCGAGGAGTACGAACAGACCCGACGACTGCTGCGCGGATAG
- a CDS encoding cupredoxin domain-containing protein has protein sequence MWNTLFVGTVLAVGAATGLAGCAPRAASPPVGPAAQTQVVRLVMRDFGFEPNVVRVKADGVQFELVNEGAVEHDFAIPALAGHGAAQHKQHLVRPGQTGTVELDLPVGTYEAVCTVPGHKEAGMRMQVEAPP, from the coding sequence ATGTGGAATACGCTTTTCGTCGGGACGGTTCTGGCTGTCGGGGCGGCGACGGGACTGGCAGGATGCGCCCCGCGTGCCGCGTCCCCACCTGTGGGACCTGCAGCACAGACTCAAGTCGTAAGGTTGGTGATGCGCGACTTCGGATTCGAGCCCAACGTCGTCCGGGTGAAGGCCGACGGCGTGCAGTTCGAGCTGGTCAACGAGGGCGCGGTCGAGCACGATTTCGCGATCCCCGCCCTTGCGGGGCACGGTGCCGCCCAGCACAAGCAACACCTCGTGCGGCCTGGACAAACCGGGACGGTCGAACTCGATCTGCCGGTTGGCACCTACGAGGCGGTCTGCACCGTGCCCGGACACAAGGAAGCTGGGATGAGGATGCAAGTCGAGGCCCCACCCTGA